Proteins encoded by one window of Salmonirosea aquatica:
- a CDS encoding tyrosine-protein phosphatase: MPLSYSDATTNDTSAYLARLGCDLHVHVLSGIDDGAPSLDESLAIIEAHYRAGYRRIIATPHIRSDFFPNTRHTIHEAWVTLNEIVCKRWPDLSLTYAAEHFADDYLMLMLEEELLLPLSGRYVLIETSMRDEHPYFVDIVRALIDKGWQPVLAHPERYRPWHAKPKRYAEMREMGLIFQINLLSLGGQYGSVEKSMAERLIRQGWAGAVGTDLHRANQYPYLQKAARTPEFEMLCDLPLLNYTINTHEERNR; the protein is encoded by the coding sequence ATGCCCCTATCCTATTCCGACGCTACAACTAACGATACATCGGCCTACCTGGCTAGGCTGGGTTGTGATCTACATGTACACGTTTTGTCTGGAATTGACGATGGGGCTCCCTCACTGGACGAAAGTCTAGCCATTATAGAAGCGCATTATAGAGCGGGCTACCGCAGAATTATTGCCACCCCTCATATTCGCTCCGACTTTTTCCCCAATACCAGACACACCATTCATGAAGCCTGGGTTACTCTGAATGAGATAGTTTGTAAACGCTGGCCTGACTTATCGTTAACTTATGCCGCCGAGCATTTCGCCGATGATTATTTGATGTTGATGCTGGAAGAAGAACTGCTGCTTCCACTTTCCGGCCGATATGTGTTGATTGAAACTTCCATGCGCGATGAACACCCCTACTTTGTCGATATTGTGCGGGCCCTCATCGACAAAGGCTGGCAGCCCGTGCTGGCTCATCCCGAACGCTACCGCCCCTGGCATGCAAAACCCAAACGTTATGCCGAAATGCGAGAAATGGGGCTTATTTTTCAGATCAATCTACTGTCGTTGGGCGGGCAGTATGGCTCCGTAGAAAAAAGTATGGCTGAGCGGCTTATCCGGCAAGGCTGGGCGGGAGCGGTAGGTACTGATCTGCATCGGGCTAACCAGTACCCCTATCTGCAAAAGGCCGCGCGAACTCCAGAGTTCGAGATGTTATGCGATCTGCCGCTGCTGAATTATACCATTAATACGCATGAAGAGAGAAACCGATAG
- a CDS encoding polysaccharide biosynthesis/export family protein, which produces MKRRATIVLFLLVVILAVSGCRTQQKVATISTQNLTPTESVVNKGAYVLKQGDKLEIRNMNWSSELFPDPNQLSGSAGGGFSVSVRSDGSIILPEVGRLYVVGFTRQTLADTLSVLYRDIVRNPLFEIEVTNLQVKVLGSVNAQGIVPLEKEYNSLGEIIAKSGGIKFSEASNTIQIIRGGGTQQQIIEYEFADLGNPLIMNQNIYDNDIIYVPPSRGSLRGIRFQRALVFAQPVLTALNLTLIILNFINR; this is translated from the coding sequence ATGAAAAGAAGGGCTACTATAGTACTTTTTTTACTGGTAGTAATACTGGCTGTAAGCGGGTGTCGCACCCAGCAAAAAGTTGCGACTATTTCAACCCAAAACCTGACTCCCACCGAATCAGTGGTTAATAAAGGGGCTTATGTGCTTAAACAAGGCGACAAACTTGAAATCCGCAACATGAATTGGTCGTCAGAATTATTTCCTGATCCCAATCAGCTGTCGGGTTCGGCAGGCGGAGGGTTTTCTGTTTCGGTGCGCTCGGACGGCAGTATAATTCTGCCTGAGGTAGGCCGGCTGTATGTAGTGGGGTTTACCCGGCAGACACTAGCCGACACCTTGTCAGTACTCTATAGGGACATTGTACGAAACCCTCTGTTTGAGATTGAGGTAACCAACTTGCAGGTCAAAGTGCTTGGTTCGGTCAATGCGCAAGGCATCGTTCCGTTGGAAAAAGAATACAATTCGCTAGGGGAAATCATTGCAAAATCCGGTGGGATTAAATTTAGCGAAGCGAGCAATACGATTCAGATTATCAGGGGTGGAGGTACCCAGCAGCAGATTATTGAGTATGAATTTGCAGATTTGGGCAATCCCCTGATCATGAATCAAAACATCTATGACAATGACATTATATACGTTCCCCCTTCCCGAGGGTCTCTTAGAGGAATTAGATTTCAGCGCGCATTGGTTTTTGCTCAACCTGTCCTAACGGCACTTAATCTAACCCTCATCATTCTAAATTTCATAAATCGCTGA
- a CDS encoding UDP-galactopyranose/dTDP-fucopyranose mutase family protein translates to MNTFYQLWGVTTPDQAKAKIEEQVREAGITEPANLEEQAISLVGTDMYKKLIKEYTEKQWGRKATDLPAFIIKRLPVRFTFDNNYFNDRYQGIPMGGYNKLTEGLLEGVEVQLNVDFMQERTALTERAETVVYTGKIDEFYDFRFGALEYRSLRFEHEVRDTPNFQGNAVVNYTDAETPFTRIIEHKHFEFGTQPKTVTTREYPQEWTTGSEPYYPINDAKNDAILRQYKAMAEQEKNVIFGGRLAEYRYYDMHQVIGSALKKVRVHFGEENRVE, encoded by the coding sequence ATGAATACGTTCTACCAGTTATGGGGCGTTACCACTCCCGACCAGGCCAAAGCCAAGATCGAGGAGCAGGTTCGGGAAGCAGGCATCACCGAGCCTGCCAACCTCGAAGAACAAGCTATTTCGCTGGTCGGTACGGACATGTATAAAAAGCTCATTAAAGAATATACCGAAAAACAATGGGGACGTAAAGCCACCGACCTACCCGCCTTCATCATCAAGCGATTGCCGGTTCGTTTCACCTTTGACAACAATTATTTTAACGACCGATATCAGGGGATTCCCATGGGGGGCTACAATAAACTCACTGAGGGTCTGTTAGAAGGCGTGGAAGTGCAGCTTAATGTGGATTTTATGCAGGAACGTACTGCCTTGACCGAACGCGCTGAAACTGTGGTCTATACCGGAAAAATTGATGAGTTTTATGATTTCCGTTTCGGAGCGCTGGAGTACCGCAGCCTGCGGTTCGAGCACGAGGTGAGGGATACACCCAATTTTCAGGGTAACGCCGTTGTGAATTACACCGATGCCGAAACCCCATTTACACGGATTATCGAGCATAAGCATTTCGAATTTGGTACCCAACCTAAAACGGTTACCACCCGTGAATACCCGCAGGAATGGACGACTGGCTCTGAACCTTATTATCCTATCAACGATGCCAAGAATGACGCAATTCTGCGCCAATATAAAGCAATGGCTGAACAGGAGAAAAATGTTATTTTCGGAGGACGCCTGGCAGAATATCGCTACTACGATATGCATCAGGTGATCGGTTCGGCGTTAAAGAAGGTGCGAGTCCATTTCGGAGAAGAAAATAGAGTTGAATGA
- a CDS encoding NAD(P)-binding protein — protein MKEYDYLIVGAGLWGCVFAHEATKRGKRCLVVDRRPHTGGNTYCESIEGINVHAYGAHIFHTNDKDIWEYVNSFVEFNRYTNSPVANYRGNYTIFLLT, from the coding sequence ATGAAAGAATATGATTATTTGATAGTAGGTGCGGGCTTATGGGGATGCGTATTCGCTCACGAAGCCACCAAGCGTGGAAAGCGTTGTTTGGTAGTGGACCGCCGACCACATACCGGAGGGAACACTTATTGCGAGTCCATTGAAGGAATCAATGTTCATGCCTATGGCGCCCATATTTTCCATACCAATGATAAGGACATTTGGGAGTACGTCAATTCCTTCGTGGAATTCAACCGCTACACCAATTCACCGGTGGCCAACTACAGGGGGAATTATACAATCTTCCTTTTAACATGA
- a CDS encoding OmpA family protein: protein MKKVSLLIGSLLLGSMLFAPLRAQQLSYPQMFESPPNSPDYNPKASYEGPYKLNTWSIAAHFGPTQFFGDLREYDFFPVTGNTNDTHSEWGTFQGGLTLNKQLSYLFGLRGDVSLGNLTGMKRRNYFRYFKGNYVDASISGTLNLKGLLLGPTKMKHWKIDAYAGFGMVWYDATAYELGSGRELRSTDGTTNDWMIPIGLTVNYELTKRLDLGLDFRVNNTNSDFIDATYGGDYSRSPNDGFNISQLPTARKGNSALDKYGYGSIMLTYKLGKNPLRVSKVDGKYTYDPEQGGYYHLRYTDPRLLIKPPKILTMEEMDSVAKANRPPDIDPKLLLDSDGDGVSDFFDKEPNSPAGSVVDGSGRVIDFDSYVKNALANGALCAEIFANVMFDTDKNEIKPEYRDMLNNVAALMNRSGCRLQLAGHADRRASDRYNMALSRRRVEAVRNYLLNEAGLKDQSKIIVDYFGSFKPIADGATREGLMKNRRVELRLLP, encoded by the coding sequence ATGAAAAAAGTATCCCTGTTGATCGGCTCGCTCCTTTTGGGATCTATGCTGTTTGCTCCGCTCAGAGCACAGCAACTTAGTTATCCGCAAATGTTTGAGTCACCTCCTAATTCCCCCGACTACAATCCCAAGGCCTCTTACGAGGGGCCCTATAAGCTCAATACGTGGTCAATAGCCGCTCATTTCGGGCCAACGCAGTTTTTTGGTGACTTGAGGGAATATGATTTTTTTCCGGTGACCGGGAACACCAACGATACCCATAGCGAGTGGGGTACTTTTCAAGGCGGTCTGACCCTTAACAAGCAGCTTTCTTATCTATTTGGCCTGCGGGGGGATGTGTCGCTGGGTAATCTGACGGGGATGAAGCGCCGGAATTATTTCCGGTACTTCAAAGGTAACTATGTGGATGCTTCTATTTCCGGAACCCTTAATCTGAAAGGATTATTGCTAGGTCCTACCAAGATGAAGCACTGGAAAATCGATGCTTACGCCGGATTTGGTATGGTATGGTATGATGCCACTGCTTACGAACTAGGATCGGGTCGCGAACTCCGCAGTACCGATGGTACTACCAATGACTGGATGATCCCCATAGGTCTTACAGTAAATTATGAACTTACCAAGCGGCTGGATTTGGGTCTGGATTTCCGCGTGAATAATACCAACTCCGATTTTATTGATGCCACTTATGGCGGCGACTATTCTCGCAGCCCCAACGACGGCTTCAATATCAGCCAGCTTCCCACGGCACGTAAAGGCAATTCGGCTCTGGATAAATATGGTTACGGCTCGATCATGCTGACTTACAAACTGGGCAAAAATCCGTTGCGTGTAAGTAAAGTTGATGGCAAATACACCTACGACCCCGAGCAAGGAGGCTATTACCACCTCCGGTATACCGATCCCCGGTTGCTGATAAAGCCGCCAAAAATCCTGACGATGGAAGAAATGGATTCGGTGGCCAAAGCCAACCGCCCGCCAGATATCGATCCCAAGCTGTTACTGGATAGCGATGGTGATGGCGTTTCAGACTTCTTTGATAAAGAGCCTAACTCTCCCGCTGGCAGCGTCGTAGATGGTAGCGGTCGTGTTATCGACTTTGACTCCTACGTGAAAAATGCGCTGGCCAATGGAGCTCTGTGCGCTGAGATATTCGCCAACGTTATGTTCGATACGGACAAAAACGAGATTAAACCTGAGTACCGCGATATGCTGAATAATGTGGCTGCTCTGATGAACCGCTCAGGTTGCCGCCTGCAACTTGCCGGTCACGCCGACCGCCGCGCCTCAGATCGCTACAATATGGCACTGTCACGCCGCCGGGTTGAAGCTGTACGGAACTATCTGCTGAATGAGGCAGGCCTGAAAGACCAAAGCAAGATTATTGTCGATTACTTCGGGTCGTTCAAACCGATAGCTGACGGTGCAACCCGCGAAGGGCTGATGAAGAATCGCCGGGTTGAGTTGCGCTTGCTTCCCTAG
- the tgt gene encoding tRNA guanosine(34) transglycosylase Tgt produces MKFFLENSDVHSQARAGRIETAHGSIQTPIFMPVGTAGTVKAVHQRELRDDIKAQIILGNTYHLYLRPGLDIIQQAGGLHRFNGWEYPILTDSGGYQVYSLAGTGRKINDKGVEFKSHIDGSLHTFTPEGVMDIQRLIGADIIMAFDECTPYPCDYTYARTSMELTHRWLQRCCTRFDTTEGLYGYEQSLFPIVQGSVYKDLRQKSAETIASFGREGNAIGGLSVGEPAEIMYELTETVCAILPHDKPRYLMGVGTPANILECISLGVDMFDCVMPTRNARNGMLFTTEGILNIRNEKWRDDFSPIDESLGGYVSSVYSKAYLRHLIKSNEMLGAQIASVHNLTFYLWLVAEARQKIITGEFRAWKEAMVKKVMQRL; encoded by the coding sequence ATGAAGTTTTTTCTTGAAAATAGCGATGTCCACTCCCAGGCCCGCGCAGGCCGTATCGAAACCGCCCACGGTTCTATTCAGACGCCCATCTTTATGCCCGTCGGCACGGCGGGTACGGTCAAGGCCGTGCACCAGCGCGAGTTGCGTGACGACATCAAGGCACAGATCATCCTGGGCAATACTTACCATCTTTACCTGCGTCCGGGGCTGGATATTATCCAGCAAGCGGGCGGACTTCACCGTTTCAACGGCTGGGAATATCCGATTTTGACCGATAGCGGCGGTTATCAGGTCTATTCTCTCGCGGGTACCGGGCGTAAAATCAACGATAAAGGTGTAGAATTTAAGTCCCACATTGACGGCTCTCTCCACACTTTTACTCCGGAAGGAGTTATGGATATTCAGCGGCTGATTGGCGCTGATATCATCATGGCTTTTGATGAATGTACCCCCTACCCCTGCGACTATACCTATGCCCGTACCTCCATGGAACTTACTCACCGCTGGTTGCAGCGGTGTTGCACGCGCTTCGACACCACGGAAGGGCTCTATGGTTACGAGCAGTCCCTTTTCCCAATAGTACAAGGCAGTGTCTATAAAGATCTTAGGCAAAAGTCGGCCGAAACGATCGCCTCCTTCGGGCGTGAGGGTAATGCCATCGGGGGTCTATCAGTAGGAGAGCCAGCCGAAATAATGTATGAGCTAACCGAGACTGTCTGTGCCATTCTGCCCCATGACAAGCCACGTTATCTGATGGGAGTAGGTACGCCAGCCAATATTCTGGAGTGCATTTCGCTGGGAGTGGACATGTTCGATTGTGTCATGCCTACACGCAATGCCCGCAATGGTATGCTTTTTACAACAGAAGGCATACTGAATATCCGGAATGAAAAGTGGAGGGACGATTTCAGCCCGATCGACGAAAGCTTGGGTGGGTATGTAAGTAGCGTTTACTCGAAAGCGTACCTGCGCCATCTAATAAAATCCAATGAAATGCTGGGGGCCCAAATTGCGAGTGTTCACAACCTCACTTTTTACCTCTGGCTGGTAGCCGAAGCCCGTCAGAAAATCATAACCGGAGAGTTTAGAGCGTGGAAGGAAGCAATGGTAAAAAAAGTAATGCAGCGGCTTTGA
- a CDS encoding glycosyltransferase, giving the protein MSVNIPDKGRIFAKKSSFYPSSCVTEILLALLGIFVFIQLFYYLFVFSKLMRHDPPTAAYAGAPEGVSVLVCAWNELENLRELLPLLNAQEYPLFEIVVLDDRSQDGTEDFLKEHADQWRHVRFIRIDKEFPHITAKKYALTVGMKHARYPLALMTDADCRPIGTDWIASMVGQLGPDKEIVLGFSPYYKEKGLLNWFIRCETFYTAIQYLSLARAGWPYMGVGRNLMYRTRLFFEHKGFYQHKHILGGDDDLFMNQAATRTNTSINLDPESFVYSIPKTTWSDWLRQKRRHLSVGNYYQRGNKLRLGLLSGSHTGTWFVGIATLLWGLFSHDTLLLQILGAVFALRWLVQLIVLGGINSRLDRTVNWLSFIGMDIAFFIYYVGMSGLILSRKKKVLWR; this is encoded by the coding sequence ATGTCCGTGAACATTCCTGACAAGGGACGTATATTTGCCAAAAAATCCAGCTTTTATCCCTCCTCCTGCGTGACCGAAATTCTACTAGCCCTTCTTGGAATATTCGTTTTCATTCAACTTTTTTACTACCTGTTTGTATTTTCAAAGTTAATGCGACATGATCCTCCTACCGCTGCTTACGCGGGCGCTCCGGAGGGAGTTTCGGTGCTGGTGTGCGCTTGGAATGAACTGGAAAACCTACGGGAACTGCTACCGCTGCTCAATGCGCAGGAGTACCCTCTGTTCGAGATCGTGGTGCTTGACGACCGCTCCCAGGACGGGACGGAGGATTTTCTGAAGGAGCATGCCGATCAATGGCGACACGTACGCTTCATCCGGATCGACAAGGAATTCCCCCACATTACGGCCAAAAAATACGCCCTTACTGTAGGCATGAAACACGCCAGGTACCCCTTGGCGCTAATGACCGATGCCGATTGCCGTCCTATAGGCACCGATTGGATTGCGAGCATGGTAGGGCAGCTCGGTCCGGACAAGGAGATTGTGCTGGGCTTTTCGCCCTATTATAAGGAAAAGGGCTTGCTCAACTGGTTCATTCGGTGTGAAACATTTTATACCGCCATTCAGTATCTTTCGCTGGCTCGGGCGGGTTGGCCTTACATGGGGGTGGGTCGGAATCTGATGTACCGCACCCGGCTCTTTTTCGAGCATAAGGGATTTTACCAACATAAACACATCCTGGGAGGCGATGACGATCTTTTTATGAACCAAGCCGCTACCCGCACCAATACCAGCATCAATCTCGATCCGGAATCCTTCGTATACTCCATTCCCAAAACAACGTGGAGTGATTGGCTGCGGCAGAAGAGAAGACATTTGTCGGTGGGCAATTACTACCAGCGCGGCAACAAGCTACGGCTGGGCCTGCTTTCGGGTTCGCATACAGGTACCTGGTTTGTCGGCATTGCCACCTTGTTATGGGGGCTGTTCAGCCACGATACGTTGCTCCTGCAAATCCTGGGTGCGGTGTTCGCCCTGCGCTGGCTGGTGCAGTTAATTGTATTGGGCGGCATCAACAGTCGGCTCGACCGCACTGTGAACTGGTTGAGTTTCATTGGTATGGATATAGCATTCTTTATTTATTATGTCGGCATGAGCGGATTGATATTATCACGTAAGAAGAAGGTACTTTGGCGATGA
- the rsmG gene encoding 16S rRNA (guanine(527)-N(7))-methyltransferase RsmG — translation MDILLKYFPNLTERQRGQFAQLEELYGFWNAQINVISRKDIATLYERHVLHSLGIAQVVQFKPGTTVLDVGTGGGFPGIPLAILFPQAHFHLIDSIGKKIKVVQEVTDALQLANVVAEKARAEHVERAAYEFVVSRAVTRLAPFMDWVRHGISPNSFHELKNGVLCLKGGDLTDEIQEYGKRVDTFDLADYFQEEFFETKKVLYVPLPSR, via the coding sequence ATGGATATACTACTCAAATACTTCCCAAATCTTACTGAACGACAGCGCGGGCAATTTGCCCAATTAGAAGAGTTGTATGGTTTCTGGAATGCTCAAATCAATGTCATTTCGCGAAAGGACATTGCTACCCTGTACGAACGGCATGTACTGCATTCGCTGGGGATTGCGCAGGTGGTCCAGTTCAAGCCGGGTACTACGGTGCTGGATGTAGGTACGGGTGGTGGATTCCCGGGGATTCCGCTCGCGATTTTATTTCCGCAGGCGCATTTCCACTTGATCGACAGCATTGGCAAGAAAATCAAAGTAGTACAGGAGGTGACCGATGCTCTGCAATTGGCCAATGTCGTAGCCGAAAAAGCCCGGGCCGAACACGTAGAACGGGCCGCCTATGAGTTTGTTGTAAGCCGCGCTGTGACGCGGCTGGCACCCTTCATGGACTGGGTGCGGCACGGTATTAGTCCCAATTCTTTCCATGAACTCAAAAATGGTGTTCTGTGCTTGAAAGGGGGTGACCTGACTGACGAAATCCAGGAATACGGCAAGCGGGTTGACACCTTTGATCTGGCGGATTACTTCCAGGAAGAATTTTTTGAAACCAAGAAAGTGCTTTACGTACCTTTGCCAAGTCGGTAG
- a CDS encoding TonB-dependent receptor: MKKIYELIVILAVCWLAGYPAMGQNRTEPLINGQFNDVKFKDFVKTIEGQTDYYFYYDAAKLDNLQIYLQVQNQPLRTVLAQVFKDTEYTYAIDSQNRVFVTKGTAIITQLPTEASNQEAIAYAPPGDEQEKLLATAENKLYEVGPRKVRVTPGNSTVSGFVRNAVTGEPVIGAAVFIDSPQIGVTTDVFGYYSLSIPRGRQRLRVRSIGMRETFRQIMLYSDGKLDIEVLESVTALKEVAIKAGQDANVASSQMGQVKLSIKTLKQVPTVMGETDLLRTVMTLPGVKSVGESSVGLNVRGGSADQNLILFNDATVYNPSHLFGFFSAFNPDILKDVELYKSSIPARLGGRLSSVLDISSRDGNKKKFVGSGGIGLITGRLSLEGPIVKDKSSFIIGGRSTYSNWLLKRLDTGEYNKSTASFYDVNAHISHEINEKNSVYVTGYLSRDRFRLFGDTIYAYQNQLASLKWKHTFNAKLYGTFTAAYTSYQYAVASIQVPLNAFDLKFGIKQASAKAEFSYLLDARHTLDFGLSTIRYGLSPGTFQPRSSESLILPDKLEAEQGQESAVYIEDRFEVNPRLLITAGLRFSVFNYLGPKTVNQYLPGQPIDKLYEAGTQSYAAGKFIKTYGGPEYRISVRRMLTGDLSLKVSYNTLRQYIHLLSNTMVASPTDIWKLSDGYIKPQLGDQIAVGLYRNLRGNQIELSVEGYYKNIRNFLDYKGGDSLIMNPRIEAAVISTRGKAYGIELMLRKMTGKLNGWVGYTYSRSLLRALDRTSPDAPNDGNYYPSNYDKPHDFTAITNYRLSHRFSVSFNFTYSTGRPYTPPIGKYTIEGAQRIYYAARNQYRIPDYYRVDMSMNIEGNHKIKKLAHSSWTVAVYNLLGRKNPSSVYFQTRGGVVNGYKLSIFGQPIPTITYNFRF, from the coding sequence ATGAAAAAAATTTACGAGCTGATTGTTATACTGGCAGTGTGTTGGCTGGCGGGGTACCCGGCCATGGGGCAGAACAGGACGGAGCCGTTGATTAATGGTCAATTCAACGACGTCAAATTCAAGGATTTTGTAAAAACCATTGAGGGGCAGACGGACTATTACTTCTACTACGATGCCGCCAAACTCGATAATCTTCAGATCTATCTGCAGGTACAGAACCAACCCTTGCGCACGGTGCTGGCGCAGGTGTTCAAAGATACCGAGTACACCTACGCCATCGACTCTCAAAACCGGGTGTTTGTTACTAAAGGTACGGCCATTATTACTCAACTCCCTACCGAAGCCTCCAATCAGGAGGCCATTGCGTACGCGCCACCCGGTGATGAGCAGGAGAAATTACTGGCTACTGCGGAGAACAAACTATACGAAGTAGGCCCCCGGAAGGTCCGCGTTACTCCCGGCAATTCCACGGTATCAGGCTTTGTGCGAAACGCCGTTACGGGCGAGCCGGTCATCGGCGCGGCGGTATTCATCGATTCTCCCCAGATCGGCGTCACAACCGATGTGTTTGGCTATTATTCACTCAGCATTCCCCGGGGGCGTCAGCGTCTGAGAGTCAGAAGCATCGGTATGCGCGAAACTTTCCGACAAATCATGCTCTACTCCGACGGCAAGCTGGATATCGAGGTGCTTGAAAGCGTGACGGCTTTGAAAGAAGTAGCGATCAAAGCCGGGCAGGATGCCAATGTGGCGAGTTCGCAGATGGGACAGGTGAAACTTTCCATCAAAACGCTCAAACAGGTACCCACCGTCATGGGCGAAACCGACCTGTTACGTACCGTGATGACTTTGCCGGGTGTCAAATCCGTGGGTGAAAGCAGCGTGGGTTTGAACGTGCGCGGTGGCTCGGCCGACCAGAATCTAATTCTGTTCAATGACGCTACAGTGTACAATCCCTCGCACCTGTTCGGTTTCTTCTCGGCCTTTAATCCCGACATTCTGAAAGACGTGGAGTTGTACAAAAGCTCGATTCCGGCACGCCTGGGGGGACGATTGTCGTCGGTACTGGACATCAGCAGCCGTGATGGCAACAAGAAAAAATTCGTAGGCTCGGGCGGCATCGGGCTTATCACCGGCCGTCTGTCGCTGGAAGGGCCAATCGTCAAGGATAAATCATCCTTCATCATTGGTGGCCGCTCCACGTATTCCAACTGGTTGTTGAAGCGGCTGGATACGGGCGAGTACAACAAGAGTACGGCTTCTTTTTACGATGTGAATGCCCACATCAGCCACGAAATCAACGAAAAGAATAGCGTATATGTGACAGGGTACCTCAGCCGGGATCGTTTCCGTCTCTTCGGCGATACGATTTATGCTTATCAGAATCAGCTGGCTTCGCTCAAATGGAAACATACCTTCAATGCCAAGCTGTATGGTACCTTCACGGCTGCCTACACCAGCTACCAGTACGCCGTGGCCAGCATACAGGTACCCCTCAATGCCTTCGATCTCAAATTCGGGATAAAACAGGCTAGCGCGAAAGCCGAATTCAGTTATCTGCTCGATGCCCGGCACACGCTTGATTTTGGGCTGAGTACCATTCGCTACGGCCTCTCGCCCGGTACCTTCCAACCCCGGAGCAGCGAATCGCTGATTCTGCCCGACAAGCTGGAGGCGGAACAGGGCCAGGAAAGTGCCGTGTACATCGAAGACCGCTTCGAGGTGAATCCCAGGCTGCTCATTACGGCCGGGCTGCGGTTTTCGGTGTTCAATTATTTGGGCCCCAAAACCGTCAATCAGTATCTGCCGGGCCAGCCCATCGACAAGTTGTATGAGGCCGGTACGCAAAGCTACGCGGCGGGAAAATTCATCAAGACGTATGGCGGGCCTGAATACCGGATTTCGGTTCGTAGGATGCTGACGGGCGATTTGTCGTTGAAAGTGAGCTACAATACTCTGCGCCAGTACATTCACCTGCTTTCTAACACCATGGTTGCGTCGCCGACCGACATTTGGAAACTGAGTGACGGCTACATCAAACCCCAGTTGGGCGATCAGATCGCCGTAGGACTATACCGTAACCTGCGTGGCAATCAGATTGAACTATCTGTGGAGGGGTACTACAAGAATATCCGCAATTTCCTGGATTATAAGGGTGGCGACTCACTTATCATGAACCCCCGCATTGAGGCTGCGGTCATTAGCACGCGGGGCAAAGCGTACGGAATTGAATTGATGCTCAGAAAAATGACGGGAAAACTAAACGGTTGGGTAGGGTACACCTACTCGCGCTCGTTGCTGCGGGCGCTCGACCGTACCTCACCCGATGCGCCCAACGACGGTAACTATTATCCCAGCAATTACGACAAGCCCCACGATTTTACGGCTATCACCAACTACCGGCTCAGCCATCGGTTCAGCGTATCGTTCAATTTTACATACAGTACGGGACGGCCCTATACGCCCCCTATCGGCAAGTACACCATCGAAGGCGCACAACGGATTTATTACGCCGCCCGCAACCAGTACCGTATTCCGGACTATTATCGTGTCGATATGTCCATGAACATCGAGGGAAACCATAAGATCAAAAAACTGGCCCACAGTTCCTGGACGGTGGCCGTGTATAATTTGCTGGGACGCAAAAACCCCTCGTCGGTCTATTTCCAAACGCGGGGAGGCGTAGTGAATGGCTACAAACTCTCGATTTTCGGACAGCCGATTCCGACAATAACCTATAATTTTAGGTTTTAG